Genomic segment of Pacificitalea manganoxidans:
CCTCCCCGCCCTGAGGTCAGCGCGAGGTGACAAAGCGCCAGCCCGCCGGCACGGGCAGGCGCTCGCCCGCGCGGCTGCGCCTTGTTCGCGGGCGGTGGCGCTGAGTTCCGAGCAGCGCGCCGTGGGGGCGCCCCGTCGGCATCCGCCCTTCACCCTTGACTTCCGCCGCCCTGCGCGGTGTATCGGCGCGACACTGAAACCGGCCCGAGGGGACCTTTTATGCACGCCTATCGCAGCCATACCTGCGCCGATCTGAACAAGAGCAATGTCGGCGATACCGTCCGCCTGTCGGGCTGGGTCCATCGGGTGCGGGATCACGGCGGCGTGCTGTTCATCGACCTGCGCGACCATTACGGCATCACCCAGCTGATCTGCGACGGCGACAGCCCCGTATTCGCCGAAGTCGAAAAACTGCGCTCCGAATGGTGCATCCGCATCGACGGCAGCGTGAAGGCCCGCGACGAGAGCCTTGTGAACACCAAGATCCCCACTGGCGGCATCGAAGTCTACATCCGCGATCTGGAAGTGCTGGGCGCGGCCAAGGAACTGCCGCTGATGGTATTTGGCGATCAGGAATATCCCGAAGAAACCCGCCTGCGCTATCGTTACCTCGACCTGCGGCGCGAAAACATGCAGCGCAACATGGCGCTGCGCTCGGATGTGGTGGCCTCGATCCGCAAGCGGATGTGGGACAAGGCGTTCCGCGAATACCAGACCCCGATCATCACCGCGTCCTCGCCCGAAGGGGCGCGCGACTTCCTCGTGCCGTCGCGTTTGCATCCGGGCAAGTTCTACGCGCTGCCGCAGGCGCCGCAGCAGTTCAAGCAGCTGATCATGGTGTCGGGCTACGACAAGTATTTCCAGATCGCGCCGTGTTTCCGCGACGAAGACCCGCGCGCCGACCGCTCGCCCACCGATTTCTATCAGCTCGACATGGAAATGTCTTTTGTCACCCAGCAGGACGTGTTTGACACGATCTCCCCGGTGATCGGCGGTATTTTCGAGGAGTTCGGCGGCGGGCGCCGGGTCGACGATCCCGCGCAATGGCCGCAGATTTCCTATAAGGACGCGGCGCTGAAATACGGCACCGACAAGCCCGACCTGCGCAACCCGATCGAGATGCAGGTGGTAAGCGAGCATTTCAAAGGCTCCGGCTTTGCGATCTTTGCCAAGATCCTCGAACAGGACGGCACCGAAATCCGCGCCATTCCCGCCCCCACCGGCGGCAGCCGCAAATTCTGCGACCGCATGAATGCGTTCGCGCAGAAAGAGGGCCTGCCGGGGATGGGGTATATCTTCTGGCGCGACAAGGATGGCGAGGTCGAGGCCGCAGGCCCGCTGGCGAAAAACATCGGGCCCGAGCGGACCGAGGCGATCCGCCAGCAACTGGGTCTTGGCGTCGGCGATGCCGCGTTCTTCCTGGGCGGCAAGCCCAAGAGCTTCGAGGCCGTCGCGGGCCGCGCGCGCACCGTTATCGGCGATGAGCTGGGCCTGACCGACAAGGACCGCTTTGCCTTCGCGTGGATCGTCGATTTCCCGATCTACGAGAAGGATGAGGAAACCGGCGCGATCGATTTCGAGCATAACCCGTTTTCGATGCCGCAGGGCGGGATGGCGGCGCTGGAGGGCGATCCGCTCGACGTGCGCGGCTACCAGTACGATCTGGCCTGCAACGGCTATGAGCTGGTGTCGGGCGCGATCCGGAACCACAAGCCGGAGATCATGTTCAAGGCGTTCGAGATCGCGGGCTACGGCCATGACGAGGTCGAGAAGCGCTTCGGCGGCATGGTCAACGCATTCCAGTATGGCGCGCCGCCGCATGGCGGTTGTGCTGCCGGGATCGACCGGATCGTGATGCTGCTGGCCGATGAAGCGAATATCCGCGAGGTCATCATGTTCCCGATGAACCAGCGTGCCGAAGACCTGATGATGGGCGCGCCGTCGGAGCCGATGAACGAGCAGCTGCGCGAATTGCGTCTGCGGGTTCTGCCGCCCGAGGCCTGATCCGACCTGCCGTGGCCTGCGCCGATCCGGGGCGGGCCGCGACAGAACCGTGCCGGATGGTTGGAAACCGGTCGAACAAAATCGCTCCCGTTGCGTTGGGGTGCCAGTCACCGCGCAGGCTTCTGCGCCGGTATCAGCAACGGGAGTTTCACCATGCGCAAGTTCATCAAGTATTTCGCGATCTACAAGCTTGTCCGTCGGTTCATGCGCCGCCGCGCCTGAGCCGGGCCGCGCCCGCTGGGGCCACGGACCTGCCGACCGACACTGAGTGACGCCCGCTGCGGGCCGGTATCGCGTGACGCGCCCGGACCCGAGCGGGCGTTTTTCATAGGAGCCGCGCGCATGGGGCCGCATGGACAGGCGGGCGGGTGGCTTGCTATGGCGGGGAACGCCCCTGCCCGCGCCTGTCCCCGCCTTGTCCCCCGGATGCCCTATGCCCCCTGCCGCCGATTTCGAGCCTGACCCCAACCGCCGCGCGGTGCCTGTCTGCGACGCGCTTGGGCTGCTATGCCCGTTGCCGGTGCTGCGGGCGCGCAAACGGTTGCTGGCGCTGGCGCCCGGCATGGTGCTGGAAGTGCTGGCCGACGATCCGATGGCGCGCATCGATCTGCCGCATTTCTGCGCGGAGGCGGGGCATCACCTGTTGGAGGCCGCGCCCGCGCCGCAGGCCGCCGGAGCCCATGCCCCCGCCGATCCTGCCCGTCCCGCATGGCGATACCTGATCCGGCGCGGCGCGGATCGTCCGGAGCCGGGCTGACGGCGGTAAAGGCTGCGTCTAGGGCGCGCCATTTGGGCAGGGGATGCAGGGCGCGACATGCTGGCGCTCTTGACCTTTGACGCAAACCGCCGCAGATCGCGCGCATGACAGATCATTCCGCTTCCGCCCCCGCCCCGTCCGACGCCCCCGCGCAGGGCGGCTCCGCCCCCGGCCCGAAACTGGCGCTGGTCACCGGCGCGTCGCGCGGGCTTGGCGCGGCGCTGGCCTATGCGTTGTCGCGCGACCACCATGTGATCGCTGTCGCGAAAACAGTCGGCGGGCTGGAGGAGCTTGACGATCGTATTCAGGCGGCGGGCGGACAGGCGACGCTGGCGCCGCTCGACGTGACGGATGCCGGCGCGATGGCGCATCTGTGCCGCTCGATCCATGACCGCTGGGGCGGGCTTGACCTGTGGGCGCATTGCGCGATTCATGCAGCGCCGCTGTCGCCTGCCGTGTTCGTCGATGGCAAGGATTTCGGCAAGAGCGTCGATCTGAACGTGACCGCCACGCAGCGGCTGATCACCTATGTCGCGCCGCTGTTGCAGGCGCGCGAGGGCGCGCGGGCGCTGTTTTTCGACGATCCGCGCGGGGGCGAGAAATTCTTTGGTGCCTATGGTGCGACCAAGGCCGCGCAGATCGCCCTGGCCCGCAGCTGGGCCGCCGAAACCGCGACCACCGGCCCCGATGTGCGCATCCTGACGCCCGCGCCGATGCCCACCGCCACGCGGGCACGGTTCTTCCCCGGCGAAAACCGCGATGCGCTGGCCGCGCCGGATGCCGAAGCCGCGCGTCTGCTGGCTACGCTTTAAGCACTGCGGCGCCCGTCGCGGCGCGGTGACCCGAGATCAGCTATGATCCGAGTTTCCCCTGCCACGGGCCGCGCCTAGACTGCGCCGAGCGTGGCGATTCCGCCGCGCGGCCTGCTGGCCTGCCTGCCGCCCTGCCTGACTTTGGATGCTGATATGACCCGACCGATCCAGCCGCTGTCCCCCGCCATGGCCGCGACCGCCCTGCCGCCGGTGATGGAGGCGCGGCGCTGGCTGGAGGGGGTGACTTTCCCGCCTGAGCGGCCGCTCATCAATGTCAGTCAGGCCGCCCCGGTCGATCCGCCCCCCGCCCCGCTGCGCCAAGCGATGGCCGACGCCGTGCTGCACGAGGATGCCGCGCATCTCTATGGGCCGGTGCTGGGCCTGCCCGATCTGCGCGAGGAGGTGGCCCAACAGTTTTCCGCTGCCTATGGCGGGACTGTCACGGCGGCGCAGGTGGCGATCACCCAAGGCTGCAATCAGGCGTTCTGCGCCGTGATGGCGACGCTGGCCGGACCGGGCGACGAGGTGCTGTTGCCGGTGCCGTGGTATTTTAATCACGAGATGTGGCTGCGCATGTCCGGCGTGGGCGTGGTGCCGCTGGATACCGGCGCCGATCTGCTGCCCGACCCGGACCATGCCGCCACGCTCATCACCCCGCGCACACGGGCCATCGTGCTGGTGACCCCCAACAACCCCGGCGGCGTGGAATATCCTGCGGCGCTGGTCGCCGCGTTCCGCGATCTGGCGCGCGCGCGGGGGCTGGCGCTGATCATCGACGAAACCTATCGCGATTTCGACAGCCGCAGCGGCGCGCCGCATGACCTGCTGGCCGATCCCGATTGGGACGACACGGTGATACAGCTTTATTCCTTCTCCAAGGCCTATCGCCTGACTGGGCATCGGGTGGGGGCGCTGATCGGATCGGTCGCGCGGCTGGCGCAGGTCGAGAAATTCCTCGACACCGTTGCCATCTGCCCCGGTCAGATCGGCCAGCGCGGCGCGCTTTGGGGGATGCGCCATCTGGGGCAATGGCTGGCGGGCGAGCGGGCGGAGATCCTCGAACGCCGCGCCGCCATCGAAAGCGGCTTCCACCGAATCGCGGCTCAGGGCTGGCAGTTGATGGGCTGCGGCGCCTATTTCGCCTATCTCGCGCATCCCTTTGCCGAAAACTCCGCCGGGCTGGCCCAGCGGCTGGTGCGCGAGGCCGGTGTGCTGGTGCTGCCGGGCACGATGTTCACGCCCGAGGGATCGGAGCTGGGCGCGCGCAGCCTGCGGCTGGCCTTTGCCAATATCGACCGCGCGGGCATCGACACGATGTTCGGACGGCTGGAGGGGCTTCCCCCCGCCTGACCTGACATGCCGCGATGTCACAACCCATTGAAGACCGGACCCCGAGCCTATATTTTGGGGGCAGAACAAAGAGGACGACCACGCATGGCGATGCAGGCCCATGAAATCGAAGCGCTGATCCGCGAAGGCTTCCCCGATGCGCAGATCACCATCACCGATCTGGCCGGCGACGGGAACCACTACGCCGCCGAGGTCATCGACGAGAGCTTCCGCGGCCAGAACCGCGTGCAGCAGCAGCGCGCCGTCTACGCCGCGCTGAAGGGCAAGATGGACGGTGCCAACGGCGAATTGCACGCTTTGGCGTTGACGACCAAGGCGCCCGCCTGACGGATCGGCCCCATCGGGGCACGCCCGCACAATTTCCGCCGACCCGGGCCGGGGGCGGAACCAGACAGTTTGGGAGACAGGCGAGCCCGCGCGCCCGCTCCGGCACAGGAGGACCGCAGCAATGGCGGATGCAGCAGAACGTATCAAGGACACGGTGACCCGCAATCCGGTCGTGCTTTTCATGAAGGGCACGAAAACCATGCCGCAATGCGGGTTCAGTTCCCGCGTGGCGGGGGTGCTGAATTTCATGGGTGTCGAATATCACGACGTCAACGTGCTGACCGATGACGCGATCCGTCAGGGGATCAAGGACTATTCGGACTGGCCGACGATCCCGCAGCTTTATGTGTCCGGCGAATTCGTCGGCGGCTGCGACATCATCACCGAGATGACCCTGTCGGGCGAGCTGGATCAGCTGTTCGAACAGAAGGGCATCACCTACGACAAGACCGCCGCCGAGAAGATCCGCGAAGCCAACGCCTGATCCCAGGCGCGGCACCGGCCCCCGGCCTTGGCCCTGTCCAACCCCAAGATGTCCCGCCCCGTCGTGTCCTGCGACGGGGCGGTTTGGTTTTCGGCCTCTCTCATGCGCGCCCCGCTCGCCCCGACGTGAGTTGAAGCCGCGCCCGCCCTGCGCCATCCTCAGACCGTTCCAGCCCACCGGGAGTATCACGCCTTGGCCGTCGATCCGATTCTGCTTTCGATCCGCTTTGGCTATGGGCCCGGGCCCTCCCGCGTTTTGCCGCGCGATCCGTCCGATCTGCTGATCCCGCTGGCGGGGGAAGATGTAATGGCCGCGCGGTTCCCGATCGAGTCGTTTTCGGTGATCTACGAGGAAACCCGCGCCTATCAGACGGATATGCGGCGGCGGAACGATCTGCGCAAACAGGTCCGCGCGATGGACGCCCCGCCCGAGGATCTGGTCGCGAAGCTCGACGCAGCAAGCGAGGCCGCGCGCTGGCATATTCAGGAAGGACGGCGCAGACAGGCGCGGGCGCTCACTGCCGCGCTGGCCCGGATCGCGGAAACCGATGATCCGCTGCGGGAACGGCTGACCCGGTTCTGGGCCGATCATTTCACCACCATTGGCAAGAACGGCATGACCCGCTGGGCCGTGTCGGCCTATGTGGAGGAAGCCATCCGCCCGCATCTGACCGGATCGTTCGCGGATCTTCTGATCGCGGCGGTCACCCACCCGATGATGCTGCTCTACCTCGATCAAAGCAATTCCATCGGCCCCAATTCCCGCGTGGCCGAGCGGCGGGCCGAAAAGAAGGCGCAAAACCCCGACAGCAATGACGCGACCGCGGGCGGGCTGAACGAGAATCTCGCCCGCGAAGTGATGGAGTTGCACACGCTGGGCGTGGGCGCGACCTATAGCCAAGACGACGTGCGCCAGTTGGCCGAACTTTTCGCCGGGATGATGGTGGTGCTGAAGGACGAAGGCCTGACGTTTCAAAAGTCGCGCGGGGAGCCGGGGCCGGAAACGGTGCTGGGCCAGAGCTATGGCGGTGCGACGCCCGCGATGGCGGATGTCATCGCCGTGCTGCGCGACCTTGCGCGGCATCCCGACACCGCGCGGCATCTGGCGCGCAAACTTGCCGTGCATTTCGTGGCCGATGATCCCGATCCGGCCCTAATCGATGCGCTGACGGCGCGCTTTCTCGAAACCGATGGCGCATTGCTGGCGGTTTATGACGTGCTGCTCACCCATCCCGCCGCGCTGGCCCCGCCGCTGAGCAAGGCCAAGCAGCCGTTCGATTTCGTGGCCTCCAGCCTGCGCGCGCTAGGCGTGCCGGGGGCGCGGCTGACCGGGCTGAACCGTGTGCAGGTGCAGCGCAATCTGATCCGCCCGATGACCCGCATGGGCCAACCGTGGGAGGTGCCGACGGGCCCGGATGGCTGGGACGAACCCGACACCGCCTGGATCACGCCGCAGGGGCTTGCCGCGCGGATCGAATGGGCGATGGCCCTGCATGACAAGCTGGAGGACGGGCTGGGTCTGACCCCGCCCGATCCACGCGGGCTGGTCACCACCGCGCTTGGCCCCGCCGCGCATCAGGCGGTGGTGTTTGCCGCAGGGGCCGCCGAAACCCGCGCCGAGGGGATCGGCATTGTTCTGGTCTCCCCCCAGTTTCAGCGGCGATAGGAGCCAGCATGAGCCGATCCGCCCCCTGCCCGCCCACCGATGCGATGGTCCGCCGCGTGCTGGACCGGCGCGCGTTTCTGTTCCGCTCCGGCGCGCTGGGATGTTCGCTTGCCGCGTCGCCGCTGCTGACGCCCGTGACGCTGGCTGCCGCGCCGTGGGACACGCGGCTGGTCGTCATAATTCTGCGCGGCGCGATGGACGGGCTGGACGTGGTGCAGCCCTATGGCGACCCGGAGCTTGCCGCGCTGCGCCCGACATTGCGGACGGGCGAGGCCGGGGGCGCCGCCGATTTGGACGGGTTCTACGCACTGCATCCCGGTCTTGCCGATCTGCTACCGCTCTGGGATCGCGGAGAGCTGAGCTTTGCCCACGCCGTCTCGACGCCCTATCGCGACAAGCGCTCCCATTTCGACGGGCAGGATCTGCTGGAGGCCGGGACCGGATTTGCCCCCGGCGAGCCTGCGCCGCGGGACGGGTGGCTGAACCGGATGCTGCAAGCGGTGCCCGGTGTCAGCGCCGAGACCGCCTATGCCGTGGGGGCGGGCGAGATGCTGCTGCTGAACGGCGCGGCCCCCACCGCAAGCTGGTCCCCCGATCAGGAATTGACGCTTTCGCCGCAGGCGCGGCGGCTGATCGAACTGGTCTATGAAACCGACCCGCTGTTTCACGCCAACGTTCTGGAAGCGATCCAGTTGACCGCCGCGATGGAGGCGCAGGCCGCAGCCGATGCCGCCGCGCCCGACGATGCCGCGGATGACCCCGACGACCTCGACGGCGACGC
This window contains:
- the aspS gene encoding aspartate--tRNA ligase, with translation MHAYRSHTCADLNKSNVGDTVRLSGWVHRVRDHGGVLFIDLRDHYGITQLICDGDSPVFAEVEKLRSEWCIRIDGSVKARDESLVNTKIPTGGIEVYIRDLEVLGAAKELPLMVFGDQEYPEETRLRYRYLDLRRENMQRNMALRSDVVASIRKRMWDKAFREYQTPIITASSPEGARDFLVPSRLHPGKFYALPQAPQQFKQLIMVSGYDKYFQIAPCFRDEDPRADRSPTDFYQLDMEMSFVTQQDVFDTISPVIGGIFEEFGGGRRVDDPAQWPQISYKDAALKYGTDKPDLRNPIEMQVVSEHFKGSGFAIFAKILEQDGTEIRAIPAPTGGSRKFCDRMNAFAQKEGLPGMGYIFWRDKDGEVEAAGPLAKNIGPERTEAIRQQLGLGVGDAAFFLGGKPKSFEAVAGRARTVIGDELGLTDKDRFAFAWIVDFPIYEKDEETGAIDFEHNPFSMPQGGMAALEGDPLDVRGYQYDLACNGYELVSGAIRNHKPEIMFKAFEIAGYGHDEVEKRFGGMVNAFQYGAPPHGGCAAGIDRIVMLLADEANIREVIMFPMNQRAEDLMMGAPSEPMNEQLRELRLRVLPPEA
- a CDS encoding sulfurtransferase TusA family protein; its protein translation is MPPAADFEPDPNRRAVPVCDALGLLCPLPVLRARKRLLALAPGMVLEVLADDPMARIDLPHFCAEAGHHLLEAAPAPQAAGAHAPADPARPAWRYLIRRGADRPEPG
- a CDS encoding SDR family NAD(P)-dependent oxidoreductase, with amino-acid sequence MTDHSASAPAPSDAPAQGGSAPGPKLALVTGASRGLGAALAYALSRDHHVIAVAKTVGGLEELDDRIQAAGGQATLAPLDVTDAGAMAHLCRSIHDRWGGLDLWAHCAIHAAPLSPAVFVDGKDFGKSVDLNVTATQRLITYVAPLLQAREGARALFFDDPRGGEKFFGAYGATKAAQIALARSWAAETATTGPDVRILTPAPMPTATRARFFPGENRDALAAPDAEAARLLATL
- a CDS encoding aminotransferase, which produces MTRPIQPLSPAMAATALPPVMEARRWLEGVTFPPERPLINVSQAAPVDPPPAPLRQAMADAVLHEDAAHLYGPVLGLPDLREEVAQQFSAAYGGTVTAAQVAITQGCNQAFCAVMATLAGPGDEVLLPVPWYFNHEMWLRMSGVGVVPLDTGADLLPDPDHAATLITPRTRAIVLVTPNNPGGVEYPAALVAAFRDLARARGLALIIDETYRDFDSRSGAPHDLLADPDWDDTVIQLYSFSKAYRLTGHRVGALIGSVARLAQVEKFLDTVAICPGQIGQRGALWGMRHLGQWLAGERAEILERRAAIESGFHRIAAQGWQLMGCGAYFAYLAHPFAENSAGLAQRLVREAGVLVLPGTMFTPEGSELGARSLRLAFANIDRAGIDTMFGRLEGLPPA
- a CDS encoding BolA/IbaG family iron-sulfur metabolism protein yields the protein MAMQAHEIEALIREGFPDAQITITDLAGDGNHYAAEVIDESFRGQNRVQQQRAVYAALKGKMDGANGELHALALTTKAPA
- the grxD gene encoding Grx4 family monothiol glutaredoxin, whose protein sequence is MADAAERIKDTVTRNPVVLFMKGTKTMPQCGFSSRVAGVLNFMGVEYHDVNVLTDDAIRQGIKDYSDWPTIPQLYVSGEFVGGCDIITEMTLSGELDQLFEQKGITYDKTAAEKIREANA
- a CDS encoding DUF1800 domain-containing protein encodes the protein MAVDPILLSIRFGYGPGPSRVLPRDPSDLLIPLAGEDVMAARFPIESFSVIYEETRAYQTDMRRRNDLRKQVRAMDAPPEDLVAKLDAASEAARWHIQEGRRRQARALTAALARIAETDDPLRERLTRFWADHFTTIGKNGMTRWAVSAYVEEAIRPHLTGSFADLLIAAVTHPMMLLYLDQSNSIGPNSRVAERRAEKKAQNPDSNDATAGGLNENLAREVMELHTLGVGATYSQDDVRQLAELFAGMMVVLKDEGLTFQKSRGEPGPETVLGQSYGGATPAMADVIAVLRDLARHPDTARHLARKLAVHFVADDPDPALIDALTARFLETDGALLAVYDVLLTHPAALAPPLSKAKQPFDFVASSLRALGVPGARLTGLNRVQVQRNLIRPMTRMGQPWEVPTGPDGWDEPDTAWITPQGLAARIEWAMALHDKLEDGLGLTPPDPRGLVTTALGPAAHQAVVFAAGAAETRAEGIGIVLVSPQFQRR
- a CDS encoding DUF1501 domain-containing protein, which translates into the protein MSRSAPCPPTDAMVRRVLDRRAFLFRSGALGCSLAASPLLTPVTLAAAPWDTRLVVIILRGAMDGLDVVQPYGDPELAALRPTLRTGEAGGAADLDGFYALHPGLADLLPLWDRGELSFAHAVSTPYRDKRSHFDGQDLLEAGTGFAPGEPAPRDGWLNRMLQAVPGVSAETAYAVGAGEMLLLNGAAPTASWSPDQELTLSPQARRLIELVYETDPLFHANVLEAIQLTAAMEAQAAADAAAPDDAADDPDDLDGDAPMMAAMDAPEGNAPHLRLARFTAERLRGEARVAAFSINGWDTHANQGNALKKPLAALAETILSLRAELGSVWGQTAVLAVTEFGRTARENGTRGTDHGTGGAMVMAGGAVRGGRVHGLWPGLAEADLYARRDLMPTADVRAYAAQVMRGITGLDTRVMEQAVFPGVDLSGAPEPGKLIV